TTCTTCTTTGTGGCAGTGAAGATGGTGGCGGCCGCATCATGGCAATCCATATTATTTCAGCAACCTCCATGACCTTTTTCTCGATGTTGGCGGCTTGATTTGTAGGGTAGAGTCAGTGATTTTGCTTTGGGTTAGGAGGTGATGGTTTGTTGGTGGAGGTGTAACCGTTTGTTGGTGGAGACTATGCTTCCATGACTTTCTATTaattttagagacaaagtaagTCTAGTTATCTAACAAACTTTTAACTGTAGGTCAATggatgtgacattttcaataggttgGGTACTTGTTTGAAATCTTTAAAAATGTTGAGACCAATTTGAAATGACACTAAAAGATAAGTACTTAATCCTATATGCATTTATCACCATCTAACCGTCAAAATGGTACATTGTATTAATACATAAAAATATTATAGTCAAATCCTAAAATGTATAGTTTTGTGCAACTAACTTAATTTCCTAAACTAAAATTCCAAATTTACTTTTGACtttcttttaataataataGTTCACTTTCTAAGTTGGAGTCTCTCTTTCTAAAGGATATTCGGGTTAATTTCTTATGCaatgattgaaaagaaaaaaacaaagaccgaaatcaaaataaaaagagaaggtaaaaagaagaaagaatgataCCTGTTAGAAGCAAGTTATAGCGAGTATAGAGGAAAGTTAGACGAGCGATTAGAATAAGCAAGTGGTGGCGGCGCATTTCCCCTCCACTATCCAAACATTCCAGCGTATATAACACTCTCCCGCGGCGCACGCTTCGGTTTCCACGTCTCTTTCAAGTCGTCAtcgttatttatttttttatttttttaacaaacaatattatttacttattaaaaataagaagttttaataaaaaaactcatTTTAAAAAGCTtacggtactgtttactttaactaaaaatcatatttttacactaaaaaatcaaacttggtactattcactttaccctttttttgtctttatcattaaaactcaaagttttcaaatcattttcattagttttcctttaaaaataaACTAACGTTTTGATTTTAActctaatttaatttaaaatagtgTTATTTATACACACATTTTtatcttaattttattatttgatCATATTGGATAAGGGAAAGAGTGagtttaacctcacaatgagctagcaataatgtggttcaaattcgtctttggcgagaatctaacctaaaatctcttacttacaaataaaaagaaatatcactagaacgtaatactaagtggcaaaaAAACTTGCTATGTTATTCATTAgcatcaccctttaattaaggACATAATTTTGCTCATCAGCCTCAAATAATAGTTATGCTCACCACCGTATTcatcatgattttttattttgaaatccgTGTAAGAAATAAATCTAAACTTAAAAATgtaaatttatacaaaaataataagCAGCGTCGTTACCACCATACAACGCACTCCTTAATTTAAACCCACTTCCATGCCTCTTCTTCACCTCTCTCAGTCTGTCCCCCTTCCAAATACACTAATTAATtatgattatttatttatttattaattatttaatagttGGCTAACTGTCTCTGTCTGGTCTGCTTCTTCACCTGGGTTTAGAATTGAAACTTGGAAGTGCTGGGTTGGGTGGCTGTTTGCTTTCGGAAAACGACATCGTGTGATAAGGGCTTGGCACCCTCTTTGCATGCGTGCCTTTTGGCATATTACTTTTGGGTGTCGAAAGACCGACTTTTTTCTGTCCAATTCCTTTCTTTCCTTTCACATTTTTGTATTTACGAAACTTCGAACCCAATCaaacaaaggaaacaaaacagAACTTGTCTTTTcaacttctttcttcttttcaaagTTCCCCGAAAGTTGCAGCGCCAATGATTAATCCTGTAagcctccctttctctctcctctctctctctctctctctctctcttctctgattATCTTTATCTGTTTTCCACCAACCGACTTGATATTTATTGTTTTCGGGTTTAAagaatttggttttgttttggagtTTGAATGCACCCAATCCATTTTTCTTGTGTGCTGTTTGGTTGCTGCGAAAAAAGTAGTCGTTTTTTgctgtttggttgctgggaaAACGTAGCGGTTTGtgctgtttggttgctgagaaagaaaaaaaaaaggagttgaaaTGGAAGGAAAATGGAAGTGTGGGTTACCCATGAGTTCAATTTTGTACAAGCTATGGAGATAAGAACTTGAATGTTAGCTGCGACTTTTggtttgttattttgtttcctGAAAACAAATTATCTGGATGAGACTTTGTTAATAGTTAAGAGAACAAAGaaaagtcttcaaatttgagacGGAATTATGATTCTCTGCGATTAAAGTAGTAGGCTTGCAGCACATTAACTTGAGAATTTATTCGGGACAGCGAAAGTTGTGTTGCTATGTAGAAATTGGAATGGTGAATCGGTTGAATTGTTTTTCTCTGTTTGCTTATTGAGAAGGTTTGGAGGAAACTTACTGTTTGTTGTCTTTTAACTGCCAAGAGTTGAATCCCGCATAATTGATGGAAAATTTGCATGTTAAGTATTGACAAGAATTTCTTCGGCTAAGAAATGAATTCTTTTGCATTGATTTTAGTTTGGATTCTGGACGAATGTTTATGACTACTTGTGCATTGAAATGACTCCTATTTTCGTTCTTCCTTCATCGTGTTCTTTCCTATTTATCCTCTCCTGTCCTGATATTACCGATCAGCGCCCTTGATGGGATCAAGTGCAATACAGCGTGACTAACTTTTAAGATTGCTTTACTCATTGTTTCTTCTCAGGCCTCTACGCTGTCAGACCCAAAGAATAGGTCATTCTACTGCTGTCTCGTCATTGTATCTTCATTGATCTGCGGGGCTTACTTCATCGGTGGTGCATCCATTGCTCAGGAGTATAAGGAAGTATGTCTTTTTGTTCTGCTAGTTGTGTACAGCGTGCACCTTTTACTTCTatattaacaaaaaaacaaagttcTGATGCCTTTTCTGTATTATCTGTTATCAATTAAATTGTCCCAGAAATCTTTcttgcagaaattaacaagaTGGAAAGTGATCTACAATACGCAGAATACAACTTTGCATACATGTTTGCGTCTTACCGGGAAGATTAAGTGTTCTTTTTATGGCACTTTAAGTTACTTCTATTGCTGAAATTTTTCCCCTCTTCATCCCCAGAATCGATGCCAACCTTCAGGGAGTGAGGCATTACCGAAAGGAATTGTTGTCAAAACATCGGACTTGGAAGCGCTGCCTTTATGGGGTTCATCTGTGAAAAATGTATGCTAAGCTATGGCGAGTTCTACTTGAATGCTAGATTCATTCCGTTTATGAAACTATATAGTTCTTTCTTGTTGATTGATAAATGATAACGCATACTCATCCTTTGTATGAGAAGCATGACTTTCATGTTGCTAAGAAGTGTGTTATCCCATCTTCCGTGTGCCTTTTATGTATCATTTAATAAGTGAAGGGCATATTAGTATGCTGGAAACATGTTACAGTAATTTCAAATATAAAGACAAAGCTCTAAAATGTAATGAACTGTTCAAGTCCCTTTTTTCTTTGCGAtatttttagatgcaaattttcATCTTACCTTGCTTAGTAACCTTAGATAATATGGTCCCGTTTGATAATATTTCATTTTCTTAGTTTTAGtttcactttttgtgatctcaGAGGAACAGATATGGGGAAAATGAGggacgaagaagaatgatgggATGAgaggaaaataaataaagaagcaTGAATGTAAACAAATCTTAAAACAACTTAGCATTCATTTTGTGTGCCTTTTGCATTTGTTCTACATCTCTTTTACCATCATTTCTCCAATCTTCTATATCCCTCATCTCTCCAATCTTCTACATCTCTTCCAATCTCTCCCAACTTAAAATGGTTGCTTGACTGGATTTGTTGTGCTTTCTATTTCCTTCCGGAACAAAATTGATTGTGGCATCTACTGTCCTTTTAAATTAAACAAGCCCTTGCACCTGTTTGCTTTGATGTAAATCATTATCTCAAATCAGTATGgaatttttttacatatatgTTTCTTTGCAATAGACTGCAAAATGTTGGagaatatttttttggactttttgtGCAAATAAGAAAGCTTGAAATTTCTAGTTTAGGGACACAAATTCTTGCTTCCACCTGGTTCATTCCTATTAGTACTCATTATCTGCCTCGGTAATACattaaaatgtgtttgtttgcatatatatatctatatatatttttcttttattcttttcagGTGttttagccgaccccacttagtgggaaaaggctttgttgttgttgtattcttTTCAGGTGTTTATACTGCCTAAAATTTGCAAAATTCTTATTTCAGGAAAACTCAAAACCTTCTAAGAGCTTGCTGGCAATTGCAGTTGGAATAAAGCAGAAAGAGATAGTGGACAAAATTGTCAAAAAGGTAGTGATATAATTGGCTCATACCCTTCACATTAGAATATTTTCTCCATATTATTCTAAATATTTGCCGTTGTAATGCAGTTTCTATCAAGTGATTTTGTTGTAATGCTTTTTCATTATGATGGTGCGGTGGATAAATGGAGGGATTTACCTTGGAGTGATCATGCCATACACGTGTCTGTGATGAATCAAACAAAATGGTAAACGGTTATTCTCTCACATGGTTACTTAAACTATAGCTAGTTACCCTTGGGTGGGAATACTCTATACGTGTGCAGATTACATCTTAATGAAACAGTACTGTATGATGACATAGGTGGTTCGCCAAACGTTTCCTGCATCCAGATATAGTTTCGGAgtacaaatatatttttctttgggaTGAGGACCTTGGAGTTGAGAATTTTGACCCGATGCGGTAAGCATTGTCGCCTAACTTTTTAGAATGATCTTGGCATCTGTATAGTGATTACTGATGAATATTGCATATCTTGTCTGCTATGATCCTAATATAAAATAGACAATATGACATACACATGCGTTTATTTTCGGCTTACAAGACTTCTGACTGGACATCTGTACATATAACTTTAAAAATTTCCCATTTGATAATGTTCATGTTGACTGGAATATGGTAATTAAAATGTAGTTAACTGGAATATGAAATGGTGTAATCACAAAGTCATTCAATCAATGTTTGACAGACAAGAAAATAGGAAACTGATTTGATATCACACAGATATGTAATGCATTGTGTTTTGAACATGTCCTTCAGATATCTATCCATAATTCAAGAAGAGGGACTGGAAATATCACAGCCGGCACTTGATCCTGACAAGTCAGAGGTGTATCATCCAATCACTGCACGTGTGAAGAATTCAAAAGTGCACAGGTTAGTGTAGGATGTTTTCTGGAAAGTGGATTTCCTTGGTACCTGTAGTGTCTAATATTGAAGAGACCAATGTAGCTTAGGACTCTTAGTACTTGGACTGCATCCTTGCTTTAAACCGATCTCTATACATACTATAGTCTTGAACTTCCAAAATGAGAAAACCTAGAAATTCCAAATCGTATCATCTCTTTTTATTCCAAATTCTCTCTTCTTTGGTTATCTTATTCAAAACCTAGTATACATAAGTTCATTTGGAGGTTTTAGTTTTGTGGAGTTTTCTTTGTTCTGTTGGAATAACAGTTTTGTAGAGTTAGAGCTACAGTTGACTTTGAGAAGAATGGCCAAACCATATGTACTTGCTTTGTGCTCTTGTACTGTTACTTTATACTCTCTCACTCTTGCAGTGGTTCTTTTCATCAATTGCTTTCTGGCATAGCGACCGCTTTTTGGGATTTTGTATTAACTTGTACTTCTCTCAGTTTAAGATTTTATTTCACACTGTGGGATATCAAAGTATACATAGAATCGACTTTGATCTGTCTTTGCCTACTTTTTCAACAGACGGTTTTATAAGTATAAGGGCAGTGGAAGGTGTGACGACCATAGCTCTGCTCCTCCTTGTGCAGGGTAAGCAACTGCCTATGCGCTATTCTCTGCGTTGTAACTTTATCAAGCATTACTTTGCTGAAAAGTTTCCTTCGGGTGTTTGGTATGGTCTGTTATAACAGTTGGGTGGAAATGATGGCACCTGTATTTTCAAGAACTGCTTGGCAATGTGTATGGTACATGATCCAGGTATACAACCCCTACAAAACCAATACCAACCACCTTCACAGCATCATTACTTATTTTTTGGTAGTAAACAACAGTATACGACAGAAATATTGATGAGTATGTGCAAATAGATTTCATTATTTAAGCCCCgccatttttttaaataatggtGATGCTGAATAATCCGTGTAAGTTAAACACAAAAGGATGGCTTGTAGTAGAAACAACCATTAAACGGAAAAGAAATATTTTGGAGAATTTGTACTATTTTCCAAGAAGAGAATCTGGTTGGTCAGGTCAGTAGCCTTGCTATCAAGTATACAGTTACTATGCACTGTATTTCTTCTGAAGTTTCGGAAGTCAAATTGGATATGATAAATCTGTACTATATTTCTATTTGTTCTTTATAGTAATTTTCCTAGAAGAAACTTTCTCGTGATTATTCTCTGATTATTTATTATCCCTACAGAATGATTTGGTCCATGCATGGGGCCTGGATGTGCAGCTTGGTTATTGTGCACAAGTAATTTTCCTGCCTTATAGCTTCCATTTATAATTCTCTTAGTTGTTGTTCACAAGTACTTTGTGATAACAGAACCTTTTATCTTTCAGGGAGATCGAACACAAAACGTTGGTGTGGTTGACTCAGAGTATATAGTTCATCTTGGTCTTCCTACGCTTGGTGTCTCAGATGGAAATAAGGCAAGCATCATGGCATCTTGGGTCGTTTAACTATTTAAAATAGTAACGTGGAAGACTTGTCTTGATTGTTATTCCATACATCTACAGATGCAGCATCATTAGTGTGAAATACTTGGATTGATGCAATATGCAGTCTATAAACATTTCAAAcatactatttattttgttctaGCAGGATAAGCTCGCCTATGGTCTTGACGTTCCATATTATTTTCTGACCTCTTTTCCATCTGTTCCTTTGCATAGGTGACTAATTCCCCAGATCCTTCTCAGAAAGGGGACTCGAAAGCATTGGtgtgttttgaatttttcctgTACTAGATTGTTTTGTTTATTCAGTCAGTGTATTAGATTCTTTATTGACCTATAATGTGAGTTCATCATTTGTAATTTCAGGCCCCATCTGCCTCCGATAAAGTCAATGATAGATCTAAAGTAAGCATTCTTAATTTGTCTAATTTCGCAAACTGCTCTGTCCCGTTACAATCTTGTATTATCTCCCTCTCCGTGCACACCCACACATTGGCAGacaatgtaaatattttgtaaattcATATACATTGTTTGCAACTACTTATCCGGTGAATGTTATTTGTTGGCAGGTTAGGATGCAGTCCTTTATTGATATGCAGATCTTTAAGGAAAGATGGAGTAATGCAGTAAAGGAGGAAAAATGTTGGGTTGACCCGTATCAACTAACAACAAACTGAAGCGAGTGTAAATCCTATTTATAGGACATCCATCATGCAAAATGCAAGGTTGGTGGCCATTCTTATACAGACAACAGAAACCAGAATAGCGTAACCGTGCATACATTTATCGCGTGAGAATATATCGCAATTGGTGTATAGAATTTTGTGGTGAGCCAAATTCATTTGAAATGCCGACTGACATGGAAGTTGTGATGTGAATTTAACTCACCAATGTTGTATAGCTGGTGTTGGTGCCTGGTGACACAATGCATTGTTGTATTCCAGGCAGGAATGATCGGACCAGCTTTCGTGTTGTGATCATTGTAAATTTCAGCATATAAAAGGATCTTCCTGTCGATGTGTGTAAACCTATTGATTCATTGATTTTTTATAACGTGTGTAAAGCGGTTCAGAATAATGTTTAGGGTGAGGGAGGTTTTGAGCTTCTGTTTTGTTCTGCGAATTTGCTGTCTGTTGAGATGCAATTGTGAGTAAAGCCACCCGTTTATCTTTGTTGGTTTCTCTCAATTACAACACAGATATAAGATTATATCTCAATACTGAATGACATGAGGTTTCGATATACAAAAACGATCTTCAGGGTTGCGTAGCGTCTGTGATAATACGTAGGCTCTTG
Above is a window of Malus sylvestris chromosome 15, drMalSylv7.2, whole genome shotgun sequence DNA encoding:
- the LOC126605541 gene encoding uncharacterized protein LOC126605541; translation: MINPASTLSDPKNRSFYCCLVIVSSLICGAYFIGGASIAQEYKEKSFLQKLTRWKVIYNTQNTTLHTCQNRCQPSGSEALPKGIVVKTSDLEALPLWGSSVKNENSKPSKSLLAIAVGIKQKEIVDKIVKKFLSSDFVVMLFHYDGAVDKWRDLPWSDHAIHVSVMNQTKWWFAKRFLHPDIVSEYKYIFLWDEDLGVENFDPMRYLSIIQEEGLEISQPALDPDKSEVYHPITARVKNSKVHRRFYKYKGSGRCDDHSSAPPCAGWVEMMAPVFSRTAWQCVWYMIQNDLVHAWGLDVQLGYCAQGDRTQNVGVVDSEYIVHLGLPTLGVSDGNKVTNSPDPSQKGDSKALAPSASDKVNDRSKVRMQSFIDMQIFKERWSNAVKEEKCWVDPYQLTTN